A genomic window from Diospyros lotus cultivar Yz01 chromosome 2, ASM1463336v1, whole genome shotgun sequence includes:
- the LOC127795920 gene encoding pumilio homolog 12-like: MENSSTSASASLEATHVESSGDCTRLLESLRNLGFGESELGRSNHGSTSPSPFQWWRYINDNNNNNNTSLSIALAAKEARSSSSIHPIPPVQPSPINATETSTASTSLVNHYNLAHGRTNMLLGAALVNNHHQIPSHMGQDYYSTNYQEGQEERIPSTMQGQSNLVWLAKTEKGSKYLQALLLENDPEITRMVLKRVFEHMVDLMSDQHGQYLFQTLLGICDIAQLDLIVRKVTSQSPLLVRAATTKYGSISIQKLIRRLKKMDLVECVTSVLYANFFQLMTDRIGRMAIKECAEYLDSRQNEVLYEAVIWNVIELATDPVGCISLNDCIECMIGSQRERLLARISDESVRLSRHPSGNFVVQNVLKLEVPSINEKICKRLRGNYARLSQVKSGSHLVEKCLRCSWGMDSFVQEMKSEKGALQKLARDKFGNYVVQRALELSKEHFTSHHEYLLTALGPCLSSLQQSTYGKHVFCKITQDGAAKLL, translated from the exons ATGGAAAATTCTTCAACGTCTGCAAGTGCAAGCTTGGAAGCTACCCATGTCGAATCTTCTGGCGATTGCACTCGTCTTTTGGAGTCTTTGAGAAATCTTGGCTTCGGCGAGAGTGAGTTAGGGCGCAGCAACCACGGCTCAACTTCCCCATCCCCATTCCAGTGGTGGAGAtatattaatgataataataataataataatacatctCTTTCGATTGCTTTGGCGGCGAAGGAAGCGAGGTCCTCCTCCTCAATTCACCCAATTCCTCCAGTTCAACCATCTCCAATCAATGCTACAG AGACCTCAACGGCCTCAACGAGTCTCGTGAATCATTATAATTTAGCTCATGGACGAACAAACATGCTGCTTGGTGCAGCACTAGTGAATAATCATCATCAGATTCCTAGCCATATGGGCCAGGATTATTATTCGACCAATTATCAAGAAGGGCAGGAGGAGAGAATACCGAGCACCATGCAGGGACAAAGCAATTTGGTTTGGTTGGCTAAGACTGAAAAGGGTTCCAAATACTTGCAGGCTCTTCTGCTGGAGAATGACCCTGAGATTACAAGAATGGTGCTTAAGAGGGTTTTTGAGCATATGGTGGACTTGATGAGTGACCAACATGGGCAATATCTATTTCAGACTCTGCTTGGTATCTGTGACATCGCTCAGTTGGATCTGATTGTGAGAAAAGTAACTTCTCAGAGCCCATTGCTCGTCCGAGCAGCAACTACTAAATATGG GTCAATTTCAATTCAGAAGCTTATCAGACGGCTCAAGAAGATGGACTTGGTGGAGTGCGTTACATCAGTTCTCTATGCCAACTTTTTCCAATTGATGACTGATAGAATAGGTAGGATGGCGATTAAAGAGTGCGCGGAATACCTGGACAGTAGGCAAAATGAG GTACTATACGAGGCAGTTATATGGAATGTTATAGAATTAGCCACAGATCCAGTGGGATGTATATCCCTAAATGATTGCATCGAATGCATGATAGGTTCACAACGAGAACGCCTTCTAGCTCGTATTTCAGATGAATCAGTTCGCCTTTCACGGCATCCTTCTGG GAACTTTGTGGTGCAAAACGTATTGAAACTTGAGGTGCCGTCCATAAATGAAAAGATCTGTAAGCGGCTGAGGGGCAACTATGCAAGGCTTTCGCAAGTTAAATCTGGGAGCCATCTTGTAGAGAAATGCTTGAGGTGCAGCTGGGGAATGGACTCTTTCGTCCAAGAGATGAAGAGCGAAAAGGGGGCCCTTCAAAAGCTCGCTCGGGATAAGTTTGGCAACTATGTGGTTCAGAGAGCCCTAGAGCTTTCCAAG GAGCATTTTACAAGTCACCATGAGTATCTCTTGACGGCCCTTGGACCATGTTTGTCGAGCCTTCAGCAATCTACCTACGGAAAACATGTGTTCTGTAAAATCACTCAAGATGGAGCTGCAAAGCTACTGTAG
- the LOC127795919 gene encoding pentatricopeptide repeat-containing protein At5g64320, mitochondrial has protein sequence MLKRLKLGDHVHVCQNLQFLLKNPCYDFCSSVGDTSHSDAVLNSHESESETDWESLLRPFDLEQLRKSLNRITPYQLCKLLELPLDVPTSMEIFHFAGAQKGYCHSFDVYYSLIDKLGSAREFKVIDGLLLQMREEEVVFKESLFIMIMKYYGKAGLPGQTTRLLLDMRNLFSCEPTFRSYNVVLDILVAGNCPQVAPNVFYEMLNKGISPTVYTFGVVMKALCLINEVDTACLLLRDMTRHGCVPNSVVYQTLIHALSRVNRVNEALKLLEEMFLMGCMPDVNTFNDVISCLCKVDRIHEAAKLVDRMLLRGFAPNFVTYGDLMHGLCRTRRLDEAKALLSKVPEPNVVLFNILVDGYVKNGQLDVARVVLNEMLNTGCNPDAYTYNILINGLCRKGFLVSAVEMVKEMESKGCNPNVITYTILINGFCKGGQLEEAYCVADEMTDRGLSLNTVGYNCVISALCKSGNVNEALQLLREMPSKECKPDIYTYNSLIYGLCKVDQMEQALVMYRDMVLEGVIANTATYNTLIHAFLRRGADKDALKLVNDMLFRGCPFDEITCRGIIKALCNDGAVDKALGFFEEMIRKGLNPHVISCNILIHSLSRIGKVQNALEFLRDMIHRGLTPDIVTYNSLINGLCRIGHIREALNLFDKLQTEGISPDAITYNTLINSHCKVGMLDDAYMLLSRGVANGFIPNEVTWYILVRRFVKETVDAHYFVT, from the coding sequence ATGCTAAAAAGATTGAAACTTGGAGACCATGTCCATGTGTGCCAAAATTTACAGTTTTTGCTCAAAAACCCCTGTTATGACTTCTGCTCTTCTGTTGGTGACACAAGTCATAGTGATGCAGTCCTTAATAGCCACGAGTCTGAGTCTGAAACAGACTGGGAGAGCTTGCTTAGACCTTTTGATCTTGAACAGCTTCGCAAATCACTCAACCGGATTACCCCTTATCAGCTCTGTAAACTGCTCGAGCTCCCTCTTGATGTGCCGACATCAATGGAGATATTCCATTTCGCTGGTGCCCAGAAGGGCTATTGCCATTCCTTCGATGTGTATTATAGTTTAATAGATAAACTTGGCTCAGCTAGGGAATTTAAGGTTATTGATGGATTGCTATTGCagatgagagaagaagaagtagtttTTAAAGAATCCCTTTTCATTATGATCATGAAATATTATGGTAAAGCCGGTTTACCTGGGCAAACAACTAGGTTGCTTTTAGATATGAGGAATCTTTTTTCCTGTGAACCCACTTTTAGGTCATATAATGTTGTCCTAGATATATTGGTAGCTGGAAACTGTCCCCAAGTTGCTCCAAATGTTTTCTACGAAATGTTGAACAAGGGTATTTCTCCTACTGTGTACACTTTTGGTGTTGTAATGAAAGCACTCTGTTTGATAAATGAGGTGGACACTGCATGCTTGCTACTTCGGGACATGACCAGACATGGATGTGTACCCAATTCTGTGGTTTACCAGACTCTCATACACGCTCTTTCCAGAGTTAACAGAGTGAATGAAGCATTAAAACTCTTGGAGGAAATGTTTTTGATGGGCTGCATGCCAGATGTGAATACCTTCAATGATGTCATCTCTTGCCTTTGCAAGGTTGACAGGATACATGAGGCTGCAAAGTTGGTTGACCGGATGCTTCTTCGGGGCTTCGCCCCAAATTTTGTAACGTATGGAGACCTGATGCATGGGTTATGCAGAACCAGACGACTTGATGAAGCGAAGGCATTGTTGAGCAAAGTGCCTGAGCCGAATGTTGTCTTATTTAACATCTTGGTTGATGGTTATGTTAAAAATGGACAACTTGATGTAGCAAGGGTTGTTTTGAATGAGATGTTGAATACTGGTTGTAACCCGGatgcatatacatataacatactTATTAATGGTCTGTGCAGGAAAGGATTTTTGGTTTCAGCAGTTGAGATGGTGAAAGAAATGGAATCCAAAGGTTGTAACCCTAATGTAATCACTTACACAATTTTGATTAATGGATTTTGCAAGGGCGGGCAGCTTGAGGAAGCTTATTGTGTTGCAGATGAGATGACAGATAGGGGGCTCAGTTTAAATACAGTGGGGTACAACTGCGTAATTAGTGCCTTATGCAAGAGTGGAAATGTCAATGAGGCTCTACAATTACTACGTGAAATGCCAAGCAAAGAATGTAAGCCtgacatatacacatataattCATTGATATACGGGCTTTGCAAAGTTGATCAGATGGAACAGGCTCTGGTCATGTATCGGGATATGGTACTTGAGGGTGTTATTGCAAACACGGCAACCTACAACACATTGATCCATGCTTTCTTAAGAAGAGGTGCAGACAAAGATGCACTTAAGCTTGTAAATGATATGTTATTCAGAGGCTGCCCCTTTGACGAGATCACTTGTAGAGGCATAATTAAGGCACTTTGCAACGATGGGGCTGTTGACAAAGCATTAGGATTCTTTGAGGAAATGATAAGGAAGGGACTCAATCCCCATGTTATATCTTGCAATATTTTGATACATAGCCTTTCTAGGATTGGGAAAGTACAAAATGCACTTGAGTTTCTGAGGGACATGATTCATCGGGGATTAACACCCGATATAGTCACCTATAACAGCCTGATTAATGGTTTATGCAGAATTGGTCACATTCGAGAAGCTCTGAACCTTTTTGACAAGTTACAAACTGAAGGTATTTCTCCTGATGCTATAACCTACAACACTTTGATTAATTCACACTGTAAGGTGGGCATGCTAGATGATGCTTACATGCTTCTAAGCAGAGGTGTGGCAAATGGGTTCATACCTAATGAAGTAACATGGTATATATTAGTGCGAAGATTTGTCAAAGAGACAGTGGATGCTCACTACTTTGTGACCTGA
- the LOC127796023 gene encoding ras-related protein RABA5a-like produces the protein MAFYSEEDQTEDYLFKVVLVGDSAVGKSNLLARFARDEFYPNSKSTIGVEFQTQKMDINGKEVKAQIWDTAGQERFRAVTSAYYRGAVGALLVYDISRRQTFDSIGRWLNELHTHSDMNVVTILVGNKSDLKDAREVTTAEGKALAEAQGLFFMETSALDSSNVTSAFQTVVREIYNILSRKVMQSQEPSKQDPALGSGKTVVLQGEETEEVDIQQPPRKQGGCCSS, from the exons ATGGCATTTTATTCCGAGGAGGACCAAACTGAAGATTACCTTTTCAAGGTTGTTTTGGTTGGTGATTCAGCTGTTGGGAAATCCAATTTGCTTGCTAGATTTGCAAGAGATGAATTCTACCCTAATTCAAAATCAACCATAGGAGTCGAGTTCCAAACTCAGAAGATGGATATCAATGGGAAGGAAGTTAAAGCACAGATCTGGGACACAGCTGGTCAAGAGCGGTTCAGGGCTGTTACATCTGCATATTACAGGGGTGCAGTGGGAGCTCTTCTTGTTTATGACATCAGTAGACGTCAAACATTTGATAGCATTGGCAGATGGCTTAATGAACTTCACA CTCACTCTGACATGAATGTGGTAACAATACTTGTTGGGAACAAGTCGGACCTTAAAGATGCAAGGGAGGTCACCACAGCAGAAGGCAAGGCCTTGGCAGAGGCACAGGGTCTGTTTTTCATGGAAACTTCAGCTCTCGATTCCTCCAATGTTACTTCCGCTTTCCAGACAGTTGTTAGAGAGATCTACAATATTTTGAGCAGGAAGGTAATGCAATCTCAAGAGCCCAGTAAACAAGATCCTGCGTTGGGAAGTGGTAAGACTGTTGTTTTACAGGGAGAAGAGACCGAAGAAGTAGATATTCAACAACCACCACGTAAACAAGGTGGGTGCTGTTCATCCTAA
- the LOC127795215 gene encoding cytochrome b561 and DOMON domain-containing protein At5g47530, with protein sequence MATMCRFVLLCSTFLSVFFLTSAQSCVNYAFKNNKQFSACNDLPYLNSFLHWTYNPSSETLQIAFRHAGITSSRWVAWAINPQSKGMLGSQAIVAFQKSDGTMSVYTSPVTAYQTNLQQGDLSFPVSDLSATFSDNEIVIFATLQLPNNSSTVNQVWQDGPVSNGSPQTHDTSGANVQSMASLNLLSGQSAPAGGGGAGSSKIKKKNIHGVLNAVSWGIMMPLGGMMARYLKVFKSCDPAWFYLHATCQTSGYIIGVAGWATGLRLGADSPGVQHTAHRAIGILLFCLATLQVTALLVRPKREHNYRLFWNVYHRSIGYAVIILSVINIFKGFHILNPVEKWERAYVGIVVALGLIAAFLEVYTWIVVMKRKNLAGGEKIPPAPGMINGRNYNGLNGVGARTQNGL encoded by the exons ATGGCCACAATGTGCAGGTTCGTCTTGCTTTGTTCTACTTTTCTTTCTGTGTTCTTCCTGACCTCTGCACAATCATGCGTCAACTATGCCTTCAAAAATAACAAGCAGTTTAGCGCTTGCAATGATCTCCCATATTTGAACTCCTTTCTTCATTGGACTTACAACCCTTCCTCGGAAACCCTCCAGATTGCCTTTCGTCACGCCGGAATCACGTCTTCCAGATGGGTTGCCTGGGCTATCAATCCGCAGTCTAAAGGCATGCTTGGATCCCAGGCCATTGTGGCTTTCCAAAAATCCGACGGAACTATGAGCGTTTACACCTCGCCGGTGACCGCTTACCAGACCAACTTGCAGCAAGGAGATTTAAGCTTTCCGGTCTCCGATTTGTCGGCCACATTTTCCGACAACGAAATCGTCATTTTCGCTACTTTGCAGTTGCCGAACAATAGCTCGACTGTGAACCAGGTCTGGCAAGACGGACCAGTTTCGAATGGTTCCCCTCAGACGCACGACACTTCGGGCGCTAATGTCCAGTCAATGGCATCTCTGAATCTTCTTTCCGGGCAATCTGCCCCAGCCGGAGGTGGCGGCGCAGGGAGttccaaaatcaagaaaaagaat ATTCATGGGGTGCTGAACGCAGTGAGCTGGGGAATCATGATGCCTCTTGGCGGTATGATGGCCAGGTACCTGAAGGTGTTTAAATCTTGCGACCCGGCGTGGTTTTACCTTCACGCTACTTGCCAAACCTCGGGCTACATCATCGGCGTAGCCGGATGGGCGACTGGTCTCCGACTGGGCGCCGACTCTCCCGGCGTTCAACACACAGCCCACCGGGCCATCGGCATTCTCCTTTTCTGTCTCGCAACCCTTCAGGTGACTGCTTTGCTTGTAAGGCCGAAAAGGGAGCACAATTACAGGCTGTTCTGGAACGTGTACCACCGATCGATTGGATATGCAGTGATCATCCTGAGCGTGATTAACATATTCAAAGGATTCCACATCTTGAATCCCGTGGAGAAATGGGAGAGAGCTTACGTTGGGATAGTCGTGGCTTTGGGCCTGATTGCGGCGTTCTTGGAAGTCTATACGTGGATCGTAGTTATGAAGAGGAAAAACTTAGCCGGCGGCGAGAAGATTCCGCCGGCGCCGGGCATGATTAATGGAAGAAATTATAATGGGTTGAATGGGGTTGGCGCGAGGACACAAAATGGACTGTAG
- the LOC127795478 gene encoding uncharacterized protein LOC127795478 isoform X2, whose protein sequence is MAFSSEAETLRFDRELYEAIEKGDEVEVIELCRKVPEGPLYPVTIHKDTVIHMATYSKQQGLVVSLLKEFQETLRDRRQMATQNDIGNTMLHEAATTNKTIDAAEEMLRLAPELLETRNKRGETAIFRAARYGKMNIFQFLEGQVNKLFEREISEGEEKRRAFYARDDKTTILHICILREHFELASYIAREHEYLAYDKDEDGMTALQLLAYNPSAFEYGRKPRFLKWLISFCFSEEVTAATSEGKSYVRVPMWESIKGQRQRYKSAVELANLLIKKDTSWKNTEFALNQSKPRTHKFRSAQTVPTTQIRKKHVAETPLFLAAKSGILEIVKQILEEFPLAIEHIDDAGRNILHVAIKYRQIRVFDFVETKELPMKRLVRKLDNQGNSILGSRESMLRRITICEIQPSYCRKTCSCLSV, encoded by the exons ATGGCCTTTTCTAGTGAAGCTGAGACGCTTCGTTTTGATAGAGAATTATATGAAGCTATAGAGAAAGGAGACGAAGTGGAGGTGATTGAACTCTGCAGAAAAGTTCCAGAAGGCCCACTCTATCCAGTGACTATACACAAAGACACCGTCATACACATGGCCACCTATTCCAAGCAACAAGGCTTAGTCGTCAGTTTACTCAAGGAGTTCCAGGAAACTCTCCGGGACCGTCGTCAAATGGCGACACAAAACGACATCGGAAACACCATGCTCCACGAGGCAGCCACCACCAACAAAACAATCGACGCTGCTGAGGAAATGCTCCGCCTTGCCCCGGAGTTGCTGGAGACGCGCAACAAGCGTGGAGAGACCGCTATCTTCCGCGCAGCCCGATATGGGAAGATGAACATATTCCAGTTTCTTGAGGGCCAAGTGAATAAACTCTTTGAGCGTGAGATCAGTGAAGGAGAGGAGAAGCGTAGAGCCTTTTATGCAAGGGATGATAAAACCACCATTCTTCACATATGCATTCTCAGAGAGCACTTCG AATTAGCTTCGTATATTGCAAGAGAGCATGAATATTTAGCCTACGACAAAGACGAAGATGGCATGACAGCTCTACAACTTCTTGCATACAACCCATCAGCATTTGAATATGGAAGGAAACCAAGATTCTTGAAGTGGCTCATTAGTTTTT GCTTCTCAGAAGAAGTTACTGCTGCAACAAGTGAAG GTAAATCGTATGTCAGAGTTCCTATGTGGGAATCAATTAAGGGACAGAGGCAGAGATATAAATCAGCGGTGGAACTTGCCaatttattgattaaaaaagaTACTTCTTGGAAGAATACTGAATTTGCACTAAACCAGAGCAAGCCAAGGACCCATAAATTTAGATCCGCCCAAACAGTCCCAACAACTCAAATTCGCAAAAAACATGTAGCTGAAACCCCGCTATTTCTGGCAGCCAAATCGGGGATTTTGGAGATCGTTAAACAAATACTAGAAGAGTTTCCACTAGCAATAGAGCATATTGATGATGCAGGTAGAAATATATTGCATGTAGCCATCAAGTATCGCCAAATTCGTGTCTTTGATTTCGTTGAAACAAAGGAACTTCCAATGAAGAGGCTTGTAAGGAAACTTGACAACCAAGGGAATTCTATCCTGGGATCAAGGGAGAGCATGCTCAGAAGAATCACGATATGCGAAATCCAGCCATCATATTGCAGGAAGACTTGCTCTTGTTTGAG CGTGTGA
- the LOC127795478 gene encoding uncharacterized protein LOC127795478 isoform X1, with amino-acid sequence MAFSSEAETLRFDRELYEAIEKGDEVEVIELCRKVPEGPLYPVTIHKDTVIHMATYSKQQGLVVSLLKEFQETLRDRRQMATQNDIGNTMLHEAATTNKTIDAAEEMLRLAPELLETRNKRGETAIFRAARYGKMNIFQFLEGQVNKLFEREISEGEEKRRAFYARDDKTTILHICILREHFELASYIAREHEYLAYDKDEDGMTALQLLAYNPSAFEYGRKPRFLKWLISFCFSEEVTAATSEGKSYVRVPMWESIKGQRQRYKSAVELANLLIKKDTSWKNTEFALNQSKPRTHKFRSAQTVPTTQIRKKHVAETPLFLAAKSGILEIVKQILEEFPLAIEHIDDAGRNILHVAIKYRQIRVFDFVETKELPMKRLVRKLDNQGNSILGSRESMLRRITICEIQPSYCRKTCSCLRCTPILLFI; translated from the exons ATGGCCTTTTCTAGTGAAGCTGAGACGCTTCGTTTTGATAGAGAATTATATGAAGCTATAGAGAAAGGAGACGAAGTGGAGGTGATTGAACTCTGCAGAAAAGTTCCAGAAGGCCCACTCTATCCAGTGACTATACACAAAGACACCGTCATACACATGGCCACCTATTCCAAGCAACAAGGCTTAGTCGTCAGTTTACTCAAGGAGTTCCAGGAAACTCTCCGGGACCGTCGTCAAATGGCGACACAAAACGACATCGGAAACACCATGCTCCACGAGGCAGCCACCACCAACAAAACAATCGACGCTGCTGAGGAAATGCTCCGCCTTGCCCCGGAGTTGCTGGAGACGCGCAACAAGCGTGGAGAGACCGCTATCTTCCGCGCAGCCCGATATGGGAAGATGAACATATTCCAGTTTCTTGAGGGCCAAGTGAATAAACTCTTTGAGCGTGAGATCAGTGAAGGAGAGGAGAAGCGTAGAGCCTTTTATGCAAGGGATGATAAAACCACCATTCTTCACATATGCATTCTCAGAGAGCACTTCG AATTAGCTTCGTATATTGCAAGAGAGCATGAATATTTAGCCTACGACAAAGACGAAGATGGCATGACAGCTCTACAACTTCTTGCATACAACCCATCAGCATTTGAATATGGAAGGAAACCAAGATTCTTGAAGTGGCTCATTAGTTTTT GCTTCTCAGAAGAAGTTACTGCTGCAACAAGTGAAG GTAAATCGTATGTCAGAGTTCCTATGTGGGAATCAATTAAGGGACAGAGGCAGAGATATAAATCAGCGGTGGAACTTGCCaatttattgattaaaaaagaTACTTCTTGGAAGAATACTGAATTTGCACTAAACCAGAGCAAGCCAAGGACCCATAAATTTAGATCCGCCCAAACAGTCCCAACAACTCAAATTCGCAAAAAACATGTAGCTGAAACCCCGCTATTTCTGGCAGCCAAATCGGGGATTTTGGAGATCGTTAAACAAATACTAGAAGAGTTTCCACTAGCAATAGAGCATATTGATGATGCAGGTAGAAATATATTGCATGTAGCCATCAAGTATCGCCAAATTCGTGTCTTTGATTTCGTTGAAACAAAGGAACTTCCAATGAAGAGGCTTGTAAGGAAACTTGACAACCAAGGGAATTCTATCCTGGGATCAAGGGAGAGCATGCTCAGAAGAATCACGATATGCGAAATCCAGCCATCATATTGCAGGAAGACTTGCTCTTGTTTGAGGTGTACTCCTATTCTTCTTTTCATATAA